In Lepus europaeus isolate LE1 chromosome 19, mLepTim1.pri, whole genome shotgun sequence, the genomic window CCTGCTCCTTGGTCTCTGCGTCCTCACGAGGTCTCCCTGTGCACGTGTCTGGGTCCCGGTCTCCCCTCCACACGGGTTCGGGGCCCAGCCTGGAGACCGCATTGTAGCTGAGTGGCCTCTTTAAGGGCCTTGGTGTAAACCAGACGCTGGGTGTTGGAGCTTCTGCACGGAAGCTGCAGGGAGGGGACTCGTGTTCCTTGTGCACACAGCCCTCTGGGCCACGGGCTCCGAGAGCAGCAGGGCAGCGGGCGGCTGGGTGCAGCCCAAACCATGAACTCATCCTGTACCCGAGCCCTGCCGACATGTGACACGTAACGTGCCACCTTCCTGTGCACGTGTTTTTGCCCAGTTAGGGAAGACAAacccagggctccctggggctcTGCCATGGACTCCGCCCTCCTGGGTGCCGTCCGTGCACCTGCACACCTGGCGTCTCCCcaggtgctgcaggtgcagcAGGCCGGTCGGGCAAGGCACAGGTCCTCGTGCCACTTGCATCTTCCTGGGCGGAAACGTGACGCCAACAGCTGAGCTAAGGAGTCAGCCAGAGAGTTAGGCAGAGTGCCTTAAAGATAACAAAGCGTGCAGGCTGGGGACTGGAGAGAAGTGCGCCATAGGGAAAGGGgtggtctgggaaggcatcagGAGGAAGGGTTCTGCCAGGACTGGATGatagggggcagggggagaactgagaaagcaagtgcaaaggccctggggtagaaATGACCTTGGTCTACACAGGAAAAAGGCGGTTATTGCTGGGTTGGTGTCAGTGTGGGGGAGGCATGGAGAGGGGCCGGGACCGGCTCTGGCGAATTCTCGCAGGTCTCATGGTACCTGATGCAGGCTGAAGAGTTGGTTCCTAGCCTGGTTCCTAGGGGAGGAGAGACACGTGCACGTTTGCGTGGTAAGCACGCCGcccaggaagtggaggagctggggtgaGCGCCCAGGACTCTCCACAGAGGACAGACCGTCTCTCCCCTGAGCCGCGGGCACTCTGGAGGGGCGTCCGGCTCCTCTGGGCTTGTCTGGTGTGCGGCCAGAGTGACTTCCACCTCCCGCTGTCCTTCCAGGTTCTACTGCCAGAGCGGCCATGCCCGGGAGGCCCCACCCCCCGTGCTGGCTCCCAAGCACACCGTCAGCTGCTCCTTCACGAAGGCGAGCGCCAGCTTCCAGGGCAGCGCGGGCCTGCTGGTCTACCAGGGCAGGGCTGCCCACCTGGCCCTCCTGTTCTCCGTTCCCTTCAGCTACGCCCTGCACAGCATTGAGTTTGCCGTGGCCGTCCTGGCCGGGCCGGTCTCCACCGCCTCTCTGGAGCACGTGTTCCACAGCATCATGCAGGGAACGTCCCCGGAGCTGAAGGTGGCCAGATGCGCCCTGAAGACCCCCCAGAACACCCTGCAGCTGGAGCACGACTCTCTGACCCTCAGGGCCGTCGTCTCCAACGTCCGCACGGCCAGAATGAAAGTGGTGGTGGAGCGCAAGGCTTGCCttgcacacccacccacaccacaGTCCTAGCCACATAAGCAGCATGGCCGGAGTGCGAGCTTCAGCCTGCGCCGTGTTGGTCTCTCAGAAGCCAAGGGAGGCTCTAAGAACACGATGGGTGCTCAGTTAGTGCTTGCTGACCAGCTCAGTGATGGACTGGGCGAGTTTGTCTCAGTCCGCCCGCCCCCCAGCCGCCGCCCATGTCCCCTTGCGCTCTGCGGGCGCCTCTGGCCCTTCGCTTCCCACCACTCTCCCGCCCTTTGCTCCCTGCCTCCGTGCGTCCTCCTCACcggcctctgctgctctgccccGCTCTGCCCTTCCGTCCGCCTTTCCTTCCCATCCTCTTCGGCGTGGAGCTGGGGACTGAGCTGAGGGCACCAGCTTCCCGCAAGCTCCCCAGGCCCATCGTGCGGAGGACAGGTCATCTCACCGCGGTGCCTGTGTCCCTGGGACGCCTGCCCGAGTGTCAAGGCCTTAGAGCCGTGCCTGGCGCGATCCGTACAGCAGCTTTTCAAAACTTAAAGTGGCCTGGCGctgaggcatagcgggtaaagccgccccctgcagcaccggcatcccatatgggtgctggttctagtctcaggtgctccacttccaatccagctctctgctatggcccgggaaaccagtagaagatggtccaagtccttgggcccctgcacccgcatgggagacctggaggaagctcctggctcctggcttcaaatgggcccagctccagccattgcggccatctggggggtgaaccagcggatgaaagacccccctccctccctctctctgcctctgcttctctgtaactctgcctttcaaataaatgaatctttaaaacaaaataaagtggTTGGATGGTGTCCTCCAACACACGTTGACGTGGGAACCCCGACGCCCGTGAGTGTGGCCGTCCACACGTGAGCAGTTACGGTGAAATCATCAGAGTGGTCCCAGTCCGCTGTAGGGGGTGTCCTTATGGAAACAGGGTTGTGGACACAGAGACGGACATGCACACAGGAGGAGCGCCACTACTGGGATGCTGCATCTGCAAGCCACAGAGCCCCCACAGTTGCCGGCAGACCACCAGTCGTCCCCTTCTGCCCCGCGGGAACTCAGAAGTCCGTGTCGCCTTTGGCCGCGTCTCCCCAGTCTCTTCCATCTCGAATGCGTCCTCAACCTTTCCTTGACTTTTGTGACCCTGATATTTGCGGAGCTAACCGGCCAGCTACTTCGCAgaccctgcttccaatccggccTCTCCAAGGTCGTCTTAGACTCAGTATCACAAAAGCAGTGCCATGGTCTTGTCACGCCCTACGGGGCGGGGCCAAATTTTGACTTGCCACATAACTGACAAAACTTATTTTGATCATCTGATTGAGATGACATCTACCAGATTTCCCCACCATAAAACGATTCTTTCCTTTGATAGGGAGATACTTTGAGGCATGCAATACGGAACTTTCCAGACACTTCTGAATTTACATCTTCAGGAGCTTCTTGTGCCCCTCGCTATCATCCACAATTTCTGACTCTCATTGTTCGTTTTCATTCTCCAATTCCCCAGCGTGGCCAATGGGGCTTCTCCAAGCCACTCTGGGTCCTCTGTAACTTTGAGCAATGCCTGTCCACTTCCTGGTCTACATGGAGAATCAGCCGTTCTGCTAGGAACCCTGGCTCGTTTCAGTGGAAGACAGTGTTTAGAAGTCCGGATCCGGCCAGTGGCGCTCTCGATGGGGGATGTCACTGCTTGCCCGTCCTCCTAGTGAGAAAACTAGAAAATACAGGGACGCCCTCCCCGCGGCTCTGAGCCTCCTGTTTGTGTCACCGCACTCTGAAGTCTCAGTACAGACCAGCGCCTGCCACTCCAGCCCAGCACCCTGGTGAACCACAAACTCCCCTTTCTGTATTAATAGCTCCCCTTTCTGATGCTGGGAGACCCACTTCCTGCTTCCCTTGGTAGAATCCCCGTGTGTAACCAGCCTCCCTCCCCATTGTCACCTCACGCCTGTGGGCTTCTCAGTCTCCTCGGGCTTCCACGGCCAGCACCACGCAGCCTTGGTGAGCGGACACCCTGCTTCCTCTGCTTGGGTTGTGACATGGCGCgccaggtcccccatgtgtggGCTCCTTCCTGACCCACCTGCAGAACAAACCCTGACTTGGGATGATGTCCGCGTTTAGCACCACTCAGCTCACGCTCCAGCGTGCCACACCAAGATGCCCCTGCGTGGGTTCATCCCCGCTTCTGAGCCCCCCTCCATGGGGACTCCCCTGCACCCCACTGGAATTCTTTCTCCCCTGGCCCCTCCACAAGTGGGCGTCCCCATCACCCCTTTGGGTCCTGACATGACCATCCCTTCGcacccttcccctcccccgccccgatAATTCAGGAAGAATGGAAGGCAAGGGGTGACCATACTCTTCCCCGCCGTGCACGCTCACTTCCTGAAGCCCTGCTGGCCCCTCTTGCACCGTGCTCCTTTGCACCCATCTCTGACCTACTCAGAATTGCACCTGGAGGCCAGGGGCCACGTCCCCGCCGTCCTTCACTGCCCCAAGGCCAGGCTTAGAGCCAGCGAGAAATGTGAGCGGGAGCGCTGAGGGCACGGCTGCCCCCTGCTCTAATCCCCACTTTCAAACCACGCTTTCCAATTCCATTCTGGGGATAAAAGTGTCTCAGAGCCCGAGACCGGCTCTCCCCGCCCTTCCCCAGCCAGATGGGGAGGCAGGAGCTGCTCCGGTCCCTCCCCGGTTCAGGCAGAGGTTTCTGGTCCAGCTGTCACAAGTCCGAGACACAGGACCGCGGTGGAGGCCGAGAGAGGCGAGCGCAGCAGTGATTGAGAAGATAAGGAGGCTGATCCACCGGGGGCGAGCAGGAAGGCGGGGGCCCAACTTGAGATCAGTGCTGGGTGAGCTCTGTCCTGCCCCCTCCATGCAGTTCCCCATGGGCCCCGCCTGCATCTTCTTGAGGAAAGGCATCGCTGAGAAACAGCGGGTGAGGCGCGGGACGCCGGGGAAGGGTGGCGGGCCGGCCAAGGGAGCCGGGATGGAACGAAGGGACAGATGAGACAGCGGGACCTGAGGAGGCGGAAGAATTCAAGGGGACAGGGTGGGACCTGAGGACTGGTGAGGGCGGAATCGAAGTCAGAGCCCATGGGgcaggggaaaggggagaggaacAGAAGTCAAAGGGGGAAGCGGGATGATGTCATCGTAGAGATCATCAGCATTCCGTCCCGTGCACACTCGTAGTGGTGATGGTGgcgatggtggtggtggtcatggtggtgatggtgatggtgattaTGGTGGTCATGGTGATGGTGGTCATGGTGTCATGGTGATGGTGgtcatggtgatggtggtggtggccaTGGTGATGGTGgtcatggtgatggtggtggtggccaTGGTgacggtggtgatggtgatgagggTGATGGTGgccatggtgatggtggtgatggtgatggtgatggtggtggtcatggtggtcatgttgatggtgatggtggtgatggtgatggtggtggtcatggtggtcatgttgatggtgatggtggtgatggtgagggtggtgaTGACAGTGATGTTAATAGTGATTATGATGTTGATGGTGGTAACGATGgaagtgatggtggtgatgatgatagtAGCTGCCACTCATTATCAAGCAGCTGCTGTTTGCCCAGCCCTATGCAAATGGATTTAAATGCCCTGGTGGCATTTACTCCTGAGAACTCATGAGGTCAGTGGTTCTTGCATCCctgttttacaggtgaggaaaatgAAGCTTTGAGTCAGGAAGTCCTTGACACAGTTAGCAAGCAGCAGGGTCAAGTCGATTTGATTCCTATGGGCATGCTTCAGTTGTTGGACTTCAAGACTGGGGggtgagagaggagaaggaaggaacacaggaaggagggaggagggagggagaaggattgCACGGAGGGCGTGGTCAGGGAGAAGCTGGAGGAAGGGAACCGAGGATAAAGGGCGATGAGGCACCGGAAGAGGGCAGTGGCCCTAGACTTTCCAGGTGGATGCCGTGGGTCCAAGCCCGACCCTTCAGGCAAGTCCAGGAGGGGGCAGAGCAGCAAGGATTGGACATTCTCAGAGGTTTAGGCGTTGGCTGTGCTGGCACTGATGACCCTGCCTGAATGCCGGTGAACACTGTCCCATGGGAAGGGATTGTAGCCCTTGGGAGGAAAGATGGATGTGGCCGGGAGAAGAGGCCGTGGGCTGTAGCAGAAAGAATTCTGACTCACACGTCCAGAGCACTCACGtcctggggccacagctgggttTCTGCAGAACTTCCCGGGAGCGGTTTCTCCCTCCCGTGAGAGGGGACCCACGACTTAGGAGCCGTGTGGCCTTGGGCGACTTCCTTCGCCTCCCCGTCCTCCGGCATCCTCATGGCTAAGATGGGGACGGTATCTGGACCTACCTCACCGAGCAGTCCCGAGATTCTAAGACATGGCTGTGGACAGAGCCTGGCGGAGCCTAGCGCTCTGAACGTGCTAGCGGAGACAGAACGTTTCCCTCTCTTTGTAGAGCAAGTGACTTGGTCTTCACAGAGGGAGGAATGTCGGGGCGAGGCTGGAGGGAAGAGGAGACCAGAAGTGGAAGATGGGAAAGAGGAAATTGGGGGAAAGGCAGGGAGCGGAGGGCAGTGGCGGGGGGAGCCGGGAGATCGGAGGAGGCAGAtgaggggcggggaggagggaaagcaggaagaggcagaaggaggCACAGCTCGGGGGACAGGGGACCTGCTGGAGAGATGGATGCTGGATTTGTGACCCTCTCTCCCAattccctccaccccaccccttcctttCCAGGAGAGACCACTGGGACAGGATGAGATCGAAGGTAAcactccccacccagccccattGCCTCCCACTGCCTCTGCTCCCTGAGCCCACTCTGGGTCCCTTTGTGCATTTCCGTGTTAATCCCTTCTCTTTTACACCTCTCTCGTCCAACACagccctaatttaaaaaaaaaaaaaaaaaaacctctttctcgTGGGAGTTTATCCCCCAACGTATTTGGAAGACGAATCCATCCCCAAGTGTCTCAGAGACTCAGGAGTTTTAGGATGAACTGGAAACAGTTGGGTTTTCTCCTGTGGTTTCAAGGCTCCCCATAACCTGTCCCAGGAGCCTGAAGGGCCTTAAGGCTGCCATTTAGCATCAGAGGGATTGTTCCCCTTGCAATCATGTTTCACTCATCACTGCTTGCTAGACtcttcagctttttaaaatgtattctcccTCAAGCCGCTAATCAGTGCTTCACTGGTAGTTTCAatggctgcctctcttcctcgTTGACTGTTTCAAGTTCCCCCAGATGCCCTCTCCTCTCTTAACTTTCAGAGCTCCGGGAAGCATTTCTTGAGTTTGACAAGGACCGAGACGGGTTCATCTCTTACAAGGACCTGGGGAATCTCATGAGGACAATGGGTTACATGCCCACGGAGATGGAGCTGACGGAGCTGGGGCAGCAGATCCGCATGAACTGTAAGGGGGGAGGAGGCATGGCTGGCGGAGAGGCTGGGGAAGCTGGGGGGAGGGTACGGAAGCTGACACAGAGTTGGGGATACAAGGGGAGAAAGACCCCAAGTCTGGAAGAGACAGCTCTTGTACACTGGGGGAGACAGCATCGGAAGTGGCTCAAGGGGCGACTTTCAGAGGtaggtctgggttcaagtctgccTTCTGTTAGTTACTCCGCGTGGCCATGGCGAGTCATGTGGAGGCAGTAGGGTGAACATGCTCCCCTCCCTGGCTCGTGGGAAAGTGGAGAGGAAGGGCCAACGTCGCTAACGCAGGCAAAGGCTCAGCCGCTGGTAGGTTCTGATCAAATGCCGGTTTCCTAGCACTGCAAGGTTCGTCCGGGGAGcacaaggctggagctgcactgggcGTTAGAAGGAAGCTTGGCGCTGGACTTGCTGCTGGTGAACAGCGTTGCAGAAAGGGCGGGTTTGTAGATGGAGAGCAGAGCGAGGACAACGCTGGCATACGACTGGGGTTGGGCTCCTGGTAACTGAGGGAACAAGGTTGAGTTCAAGGCAACTGCGTCTGCGGGTCTCGCACCCGTGGGGTCAGCCAGCCGCGGGTATGGGAAACGTTCGGAAGGAAAGTGGCTTCTGACATGTGGGCTCTGTTTTCCTATTGTTCTCTAAACAACACAACACAGCGACACTGCTCAGCTAAGGGGCTGTGAGAGGTCTGGGGGTGACCCAAGGCTTTGGAGGGCATGCGTGGGTTCTGCAGATACCACAGCATGGCACACCAGGGACCTCAGCAGGTGCGGATTTGGGTATCTGCGGAGAAGTCTTGGAACCACCGCACCCCAAGACAGACACCAAGGGATGACTGTGTCCATGTCTGGGAGAGCCCCCAATGCTCCTTTAACTGTGTGTGACTCTCAGCCAGTGAGAGCTCGGTTGGAAAGGGGCCTTGTGCGGCGGCTGACATCGCTTGGGGTGTCCGCATCCCAAACTGGAGCACCCGGGGCTCAAGCCCCGCCTCTGCTCCCGCCGCTGCCTCCAGTCAATGCCAGGGGAGGTGGCGATAAAAGCCCAGGAAGCCGGgtctctgtctcccacgtgggacaccGCTTGGCGTTCCCAGCTCCCATttctggtctggcccaaccccagctggtgtgggcgtttggggagaaaaccagtgtaTGGATGGATAGTAGGTCAGTCGCTGGCTCGCTCAGTTGTTCTCACTCTGTCCCACGCTGTCTCCCTTTCCCGTTCGAATAAAAATACTTCTTTAAAGAGAGCCAGCTACTTCCTGCATAGCACATCATGGCCCCACCGGCTCAGATTAAAGGCACAGGAGGGCATGAGTTGGCTAAGTAGAAGGAGGTCAAAGGTTAAAAGCAGGGCAATGGAGGCCAATAGATTTCTGGAATTGAGGCATTGGAGGGAGGGGGCGTGTGTCACTGACCTCACCTCCTCCGTCCCCAGTGGGCGGGGCGTATTAAGCACCACTGACCTCACCTCCTCTGTCCCCAGTGGGCGGCCGTGTAGACTTTGAGGACTTCGTGGAGCTGATGACCCCCAAATTGCTTGCAGAGACTGCCGGGATGATCGGCGTCCAGGAGATGCGAGACGCCTTCAAGGAGGTGAGCAGAGACCCCGCCATCGGCCATTCCCATGGACAGGACTTGCTCTCCAGCCATGGCGGGATCGGTGGGGAAGGCAGTAACATCCTCCAGACACTCGAACAGCTGCGTGTTCTGTCTGATTGAACCCTCACCAATAACGTTAGGAGTTCGCGGTCACGTCTCCCTGCCATGCCggtgagggaaactgaggcctcgGGGGTTCCAGGGCTTCCCCAAGTTCTTGCGTCCTCCAAAGCGGGTGGCCGGGTGTCTAATGTGATAGGAGGGCAAGTCCAAGAATATGAGGGTCCCGGGAGGGAACTCAAGGAGACCGCCTCATTGAAGCCCCTTGCGGTAGGGAGGCAGAACTGCAGGAGCCGGGAAGGGAGGGGGCTTGCCTCCATCCCTGACCAAGTCCTGCCCCCGGCCAGAGCCAAAATACAGGACAGAACCCAGCTTGGGCGCGAGGTCTCTGGAGCCGGGCACACGTGGGCTGAGACCCTGGGAGAGGTCGGCCCGGGCAGATCCACAGCCGCTCCACCCAGCAGCACTTTCTGTGACCTGGGAAATGCCGGGTCCACGGCAGCAGCCACAGCCGGCCGCGCGTGGCCGCTG contains:
- the CABP5 gene encoding calcium-binding protein 5 isoform X1, coding for MQFPMGPACIFLRKGIAEKQRERPLGQDEIEELREAFLEFDKDRDGFISYKDLGNLMRTMGYMPTEMELTELGQQIRMNLGGRVDFEDFVELMTPKLLAETAGMIGVQEMRDAFKEFDANGDGEITLGELQQAMQRLLGEKLTPHEIAEVVREADVNGDGTVDFEEFVKMMSR
- the CABP5 gene encoding calcium-binding protein 5 isoform X2 yields the protein MQFPMGPACIFLRKGIAEKQRRPLGQDEIEELREAFLEFDKDRDGFISYKDLGNLMRTMGYMPTEMELTELGQQIRMNLGGRVDFEDFVELMTPKLLAETAGMIGVQEMRDAFKEFDANGDGEITLGELQQAMQRLLGEKLTPHEIAEVVREADVNGDGTVDFEEFVKMMSR